AGGATGCCCAAACTCCGTGATCATTTTCCAAGTcacgtggttaagaatccgcacCTGGAGAGAACCACGTGGTCAGAGCCTCCGGGGCActggctgtgtgtgggctttgCCCCACAGGCCCCCTCCCACCTTTCCATCGTAGCTCCCGATCGCCAGGAACTGACTGCTGGGGCTCCAGGCCACGGCCTTGATGCCCAGGGACCACTCGTAAGCACAGAAGGCGGACAGCAGCCGGCCATCCAGGGAGTAGAGCAGGACCTTGTACTGCAGAGACAGTGAAGGCATTACTGAACCTGTGGCGTGCGAGGCGGCCACCCCAGGGGAGTGAGACTTGGGCGGGGACCCTGCCCTCCTCCGCGGTGGTGGGAAGTGGAGACGGGGACGGTactggagaagcagagagaatgcTGTGGGAAAGGGGAAGCTGGGTCTTAAATCTAAAGACTTGTCATGAAAGCTCCTCAGCTCAACATCTGAAAAAGGCAGAGTTCACTCGTGAGGCGTTCAGAGAGCGTGAGAAACACAGACAACAGTGCTACAAGCAGAGAGTGTGTCCTGAGCGGGTTCCCTACCTCCAGGCAGGAGTCCCAGACGGCCAGCACGCAGCCGTTGGGGGCCCACTCGATCCCTGCCAGGTCCTGAGTGTCCGTGTCAAAGTGCTTCCCAGGCGGGTGGGGGGAACAGAAGACATTGAGAATGTTTTCTTCAACAAGTACACAAACATCTATCTCATACCTGATGCATTAACACAGTATTTAATCTCCTTGTCTCGCCATGGGCAGAAACACCTATAACTGTGTCCTCCTGCCATGACAGGCCAGGCAACATGCAGCCGCGATGTGGCTCAGGCCTCCGTGCGGCTGAGTCTCACACCTTTAAGATCAGCTCAGGGGAGGCCTTCCCAGGACATCGCTGCCCTGGTCAAGGAGGCCGCCAGCCGATAGCATCCGAGATCCAGCCCAGCCCCGGGGGTCTGGCCTGGCAGCCTCCTGCCCATCCAGGCATGCGGTCAGTAACCTGCAGCTCACTCCTCCCCCTCATGTGGGCACACGGACGCTAACACCACTGAGCCAACAAGAAGCCTGGAGGCTCCCATCTGGGGGACTGTTAACTGCTAACACCCTGAGAGCCCACGCAGTCTCACCGGAGCCTGTGAACACCTGCCTGTGTGCATGCCATGGGGTAACAGGCAGCACCCACCTTTGAAAACATGGAGCTGTCTTTCTCACACCGCCTGGGAGAGCCTCTGGGACCTTCGAGAACAtacctctgcccccaccccgccccagggTCACGCTCCCGGGTGTACGCCTCACCCGCAGCAGCTGCCAGTCACTGCAGACGAAGATGCTCACATAGTCCCTGCAGTCCCGCCTCTCTGCCAGCGCCAGGTAGCGGCCGTCCCTGGTGAAGGTTATTCCTGCCAAGAAGAGGGAAAGGTCCTGGGATCAAGAAGCAGTGGTTTTCATgttagaaggagagagagaaggcagagatCTGAAGAGGGGACGCAGCACACAGACCCCGAGTCGGCGGCAGAGTGTGGGCACATGAGGCAGGGTCCCCACACCCTCGATCAGGCTTCTGACGTACAGAGAACCTGCGAGACACACAGTGCGCCCTGAGCCCTGATGAGCCCGTGAATGTTCCTGGGAAGTGTGGAGCCCTACAGGATGCTACATTCTTAGGAAATCAACTGCAAGAAGCTCAGCTGGGTCAACGCAGGCTCGTCACCACAGCtcctatttttacttttgaatttaAATTTGGAAGAAGTCAATTTAAGGTGAGAAGCTGGCTGAAACGTCAGACTGTCCCTTCCAGGTCCACATCGATGAACTGAGTCCTCTGTCACACTTCACACCTCCAGAGAACACCTAAGTGACAGAGCTGCTGTTTCACCAAGAAGCATGCATGTCATCTGGAGAGACACTAACATGCaaactatgaaaacaaaaaataaacgaACAATTGCATTTCATTCACATGTGAGCTTCAAGCCGCTGATGgcaagagaaagaacagaaaaacctCTCAAATCATGTGATGCTTCCTTCTGTTTATTAACTAGAAGACAATCAAGTAATTTCATGATTCGGGAGGGGGCTGTCGACGAGCTCTCGGGTTCAGTTAAACGCATGTGGGGGGTTTCCTGAGGGCACAGTGGACACACGCCCTTTGCCCCTCCTCTGAGATGTAGGGATGGGATAGGTCACTGTTCCCCTCTACAGAGCTCAGAGTTAAGTCAACAGAGGATTCAGTTCAAAATCCGCTGTGTGGGGTGGGGTCCCAGGACTGACACGAACAAGAAAGGATCTGACACCCAGCTCTGTGACAGACGTACAGGATTTGCATGTAAACCCTTCTTTGATATCTGTTAAACGACATTCTCTTTAGTCATTGTGATCACagaacagggaagccctggtcttCTGGAGACACAGGTGGGGGAAGGCTTACAGGGAAGTACTAGGAGATCTGGGATGTACTTTAAAATAAtcagggggaggggtgggtatAGAGAAGAAAGATTGGCTATGAGCTGAAATACAGTTAAGGCTACTTTTGtctgtgtttgaaattttccaggatAAAAAGGTCTCCAAACCCCCAAACAACTACAGAGAAATGGCCTCTGAGTAGCTCTGACAACTCACCCTGCTGACAAGCCTTAGGGTATTTGATGTAGGACACGGACTTTGTGCACAAAGACCAGACAGTTATCCGCAGCTGCCAAGGaagggggaggaagagaaaggaaacagcaTAACTTAGCATTCTCGGAAAGACTGTTGCGAGTCATAAGCCAGATTGCCTGCACCTAAACAAGAGATTTACTGAAGTAAAAGTATCAGGAGTCTTGGGGTGCTTTCTGTGTGAAGAAGTGTGTCAAACTCACATCtacaattgcttttttttttttttttggtggtgctacgtggcttacaggatctttgtttcccaaccagggatcaaacccaggacacGGAGGTgagagtgctgagtcctaaccactggaccaccagagaactcccacAATTGTTAAATTTAATGGTCTTGGtgtttagttttcattttgtgaCAATACTATCTGAGTGACACAAAGTTAAATATAAGTGCATTTTAGTTCCAAGTACAGTCAGCACCCCTTTCTGCCTGATAAATTAAGCTTTACTGCAGGCACAGCAGCCCACAGAGGGTCCAGTATTTCTGGGGGATTCAGCCTCCAGGGGTCCAAGAGGGCATGCCCTGGGATAACAGGCTGGGGGCTGTTACAGTCAAAGTTTTCATATAGTAGTGAACCTAAAAGTGTTTCTTAGAGAAACACATCTAGGAGAGAAAGCCACACAAGATGCCCCCCAGTCTCTTGAAGCAGTGAAGGGGGTGAGTGGCTCTGCCTCGCCAGGTGGCTGGGCCTGGGGTCAGCAGGGACAGGGAGTGGCCCGACTGTCCGAGTGGAGGCTCTGCAGAGGATTTCTGGGGGACCCACTGCAGGCACATCACACGCCAGGGCTGGAAGAAGCTGTGACAATGAAGGACCAGTGCACCCGAGCCCCCTGTAGTCCCCTGACGTGATGTGTTAGGGAGGCATATGCACACCACCCAAGCTGTCTCTGATTTACGGTTGGACTTCAAAGATTCTTCTTCTCACTTAGAGCTCCTGCCCAGGGTCCTGCATCTCAAGGGAGACCAAGGCTTGAAGAGCAAATCAATGAGGAGGttacagacacacagatcagaTGTCTCCAGGGAAAGAGGTaaattcgtgtctgactctgcgaccccacagtctgcagcacaccaggcttccctgtcgctCACTatatccctgagtttgctcaaactcatgtccattgactcagtgatgccatccaatcatctcatcctctgtcactccgttctcctcttgccctcaatctttcccagagtcagggtcttttccaatgagtcagctctttgcatcactgAAGTTCTTTTCTATTGTTGAATCAAAGGACCTGTCTAAATCCGTAAAGATACAATTTgagatgttctttttaaaaacttttcattaaAACTGGACAAAAAGATTACATAACAACACTCATGGGCTTATAATGCTCTAACCATTTATGACATATATCCTCCCCGCTAGACCATTCACTCCAATCCTCCCAAGTGATCAGGACATGGGGTGAGGGGTGACTGTCGGGCGGCTGAGGCAGGTATTTGGGGTGCCCACTCACATGGAACTCCGTCGTGTTGAGGATGTGGCGCCCGTCGGGACCCCAGCAGGAGGCCACCAGCCCCGCCGAGCCCTCGTCTATCTTGCAGTGCCACTCTGGCTGCTCCAAGGACCACACCTGGACTCACAAAAGAGATGAACCCATTTGCTACTCAGGCTTAAGAACAACTGGCCATGAGCTGCGTGGTGGCAAAGATGGGCAAACTCTCAGAATCCTTCAGGGTGAAGGACAGGTCCTGGGTTGCACCACCCTTCTCAGTGATGTCACTCTGTTGTGGTTTGAAGGGTTTATTCCCTTTGCTGTCTGAGACCTCACTTAGTTAAGTCTGAGGTCTATAACAAGACACATCTCAGCACTCCCTAAACACAGGAACCAGTTGGGCTGCTTGCTGAACACTTCCTGTTACAGAATGAACTAGGTTACAGATCAAGGACATTTACatgctttcttgtttttaaaagtacttaaACTATTAGAGCACTATTATAACGTTATAAGAAAACGGGCTTTGACCTGTGCAGCCCCTTCCTCCATACCAGAAGGGCACGGAACAAGGCCCTGGGTGGCAGCTGtgcttggggggaggggggcaaccCATCCAGAGGTACCTGCACGAGCCCCCGCTTGTACAGGGCACACAGAATGAAGAGCGAGTCGGCCGACCACTCGAGGTGCTGGATCTGGTCCAGGCACGTGTATAGCTGGAGGATCTGCAGGGTGCTCGCATCCCTGACCACCAATCGGTACTGGACGCAGGAAGCCTAGAGGGGGAGAGAAGAGGCCGTGGGGGTGGGCTCCGGAGGAGGGCGCTCCTGGGACTGCAGCGTGCCCTCCAGTCAGGACGGTTGCCTCCTCCCCCTGCACACACGCTTTCTGTCTAGATGGTCTTGTGTTTACCATGTGGAAAGCCTACTCTGAACAAAGATGAGTTAGCAGAAAGATGAAGCGTAAACGTAAAACCAGGTGCCCAGCTGTTAAGCCCCAGGAGGAAGTATTACTGCAGAACTCTACCGGCATCATTTCTGCACCTGTCTTCACTGCGTGACAAATGCTAAAGCAGGACACGGCACTGGGAAAAGGCCCTCTGAGAACCACCAGCTCCCCTCTGGTTCTACCACCTGCAAATAAGCTGTGTGTGAGATGCGAGAAGGGGGCTCCAGGCTGCCGGTGAGATCGACCCAGGAGCAGAGCTCCCTTTGGTTCAGTGTCTAACCTGGACCCAAACCAACAGAAAGTCAATATACAGGTCTGAAATTCTGCAAATGTAAGGACACGTCATAAATGTCCATCTACCTGTGATGAGAGAACAGCTAATACACACTGGTGTCTGCCCACAGGTCCTGACACAGGCTCCTGATGAAACCCTTGGAAAgtcctggggcgggggggggcgggggagcatCTCTTATTTTACTGAGGCAACTCTGGGTGGGCTCCTGGGGGGACTGTCACTGGAGAGACCAAGTCAAAATTAGAGGCTTGGAATTCTCAGCCCTGCTCTCCTCTTCTCTTCAGCAAAAAGGGCTCAAAATGGAGTGAACGATCACCCAGGTCTATGTGGTGAAGCCTCCAAAAAATCCCAAAGATGCAGGGTCCAGAGCTTCCAGGTGGGCAAGGAAACCGACATCCTGGGagggtgagtgagtgaaagtcactcagttgtgtctgactccttgtgaccccatggactatacagcccatggaattctacaggtcagaatactggagtgggtagcatttcccttatccaggggatcttaccaacccagggatcgaactcagatctcccacattgcagacagatccttcACCAGCTCCACGGGGACAGAACTCCTGCACTCGAGACCCCGAGATCTCGCCCTCTTGATCTCTTCAAGTGCCTGCTCACCTGTTCCTTCATCACACCCCTTAATAATATGGTAAATCTGTTTTTTTGAGCGCTATGAGTCACTCCAGCAAATTAATGGAACCTAAAGAGGTGGTCATGGAGCCTACATCAAGTTGATCAGGAGCAAAGGTGACAACCTGGACATTCAATTGCAGTCtgaaaggtggggggggggggcagtcttGGGGGCTGAGCCCTTCACCTGTGGGCTCTGGGCTCTCTCCAGGTGGACAGTGTCAAAACGGAGTCAAactgtaggacacccagctggtgttggGGAGAACTGCTTGGTGTGGGGAAAACCCCACACAGTAGGTGACCAGACGTTTCAGAAGCACTGAGTATGGCAGCCGTCTGAGAGGAAAAGGGACtgagggagggagggctggggggtTTCTTCTATACCCATTAACCATTAACCCTGAGTCTGGAAACATTTAACTCAATACAGTGTTCTTAAAGATACAGTTACTTTATGTCCATATTTGTTAACAATATCCAAATCCAAGCAAATGACTTCTATGACTCATCATACTTATCTGTTAACCAGAGGATGCACATCACCATTCAAAAATCAAGAACTGACTTCTGAATGTTAACTGCCTCCTGTTGGTACTTATCAAAGTCAAACTGGATtgttaagtttttgttttatgaactttcatttttaaaaagccaatcagctccacctgggaaaaaaaaagagtgggagaTGGACTGCTAATTAGAACAAATATGTGTCCttgcttattttttcactttgtagCTTTAAAAGCTGTGATCAGTTACCACAAACTCCTGGAGAAATGAAAAGTCTGTACCAACACTTGGAAAAACTGTATCAAATCTGTTGCAAGATGTTAAAAATGGCAACATGGCCCTACTTTTCTCAGCACTTAGGATAGAGCTCTGAAGAACATGGTTCCAGTAACATTACTACCAAGGCTCACAATTCTAATCAGAATGTAAAAACTATACCAAAACTAAATGAGGAAATGTAATCTTTGTCTCCATAATTCACCGGAAGTTTCATgtcagtgagtgaaagtcactcagttgtgtacagaCTCTTCACAATTCCATGGCTacacagtccagggaattctccaggccagaatactggagtgggtagcctttcccttctccaggggaatcttcccaactcagggatcgaacccaggtctcccgcattgcaggcggattcttcaccagctgagccaccagggaagtttcataaatgaccaaaaaacaaatttattgggGAGTATTCTGAAAAGTATACCAAGGTTTTTGGGGTGCCATTTAAgctaaagatattttatattttgtagctGAATACCATACTATGTGATTTAGAATAAAACCTCCATAAAGAAGGTAAACATGTAATTTGAGGTATTAATACATCCATCCTCAAGGATAAATGGAATGTTAACAACGCTCAAACTAAAAAGACAAAGCAGGAATCTTTAATAGTTAATAGTTAATGAAACTaagtacagtttttaaaaagcattttttttccttaatgtcttTCCAATGCCAATTATC
The genomic region above belongs to Odocoileus virginianus isolate 20LAN1187 ecotype Illinois chromosome 11, Ovbor_1.2, whole genome shotgun sequence and contains:
- the WRAP73 gene encoding WD repeat-containing protein WRAP73 isoform X1, giving the protein MNFSEVFKLSSLLCKFSPDGKYLASCVQYRLVVRDASTLQILQLYTCLDQIQHLEWSADSLFILCALYKRGLVQVWSLEQPEWHCKIDEGSAGLVASCWGPDGRHILNTTEFHLRITVWSLCTKSVSYIKYPKACQQGITFTRDGRYLALAERRDCRDYVSIFVCSDWQLLRHFDTDTQDLAGIEWAPNGCVLAVWDSCLEYKVLLYSLDGRLLSAFCAYEWSLGIKAVAWSPSSQFLAIGSYDGKVRILNHVTWKMITEFGHPATVNNPKIVVYKEAEKSPPLGHLAFPPPRAVAGPLTSSESKYEIASMPVSLQTLKPAADRANPRIGVGALAFSPDNYFLATRNDSIPNAVWIWDIRKLRLLAVLEQLCAVRAFQWGPQQPRLAICTGGSKVYLWSPAGCVSVQVPGEGDFQVLSLCWHPSGDSLALLSKDHFCLCFLEMEEGVHTAFGQRGDCT